In Capsicum annuum cultivar UCD-10X-F1 chromosome 7, UCD10Xv1.1, whole genome shotgun sequence, one genomic interval encodes:
- the LOC124885849 gene encoding uncharacterized protein LOC124885849, with protein MENMGFSNRLRWIMECVKTIKCSIIVNGEPTPPIDAAKGLKQGDPMSLFLLAMEYLSSGLNILTETYVARSLQKWQRVHVGFSKSSVFLENPTWLLLSNKSLIGSLHPLDYKKTCTKVLRSFFLFLGGRGSFAVRNQSLAQHEFTHGEMPFRYLGVPLPTEKMSLMQWQPLID; from the exons ATGGAGAATATGGGGTTTTCTAACAGATTGAGATGGATTATGGAATGTGTGAAAACAATTAAATGCTCAATCATTGTTAATGGTGAACCAACACCTCCTATTGATGCTGCTAAAGGACTTAAACAAGGGGATCCTATGTCCCTTTTTCTACTTGCCATGGAATATTTAAGTAGTGGTCTAAATATCCTAACAGAAACCTACGTTGCTCGGAGTCTTCAAAAATGGCAGCGGGTGcatgttggattctccaaaagtagtgtatttttggagaatccgacatgg TTACTTCTATCCAACAAGTCTTTAATAGGTTCTCTGCATCCTCTGGACTACAAGAAAACCTGCACAAAAGTTCTGcgttccttttttctttttttgggggggaggggCTCATTTGCTGTTAGAAATCAAAGTTTGGCCCAACATGAATTTACTCATGGAGAAATGCCTTTTAGATATTTGGGTGTACCTCTGCCAACTGAGAAGATGTCTCTTATGCAATGGCAGCCACTCATTGATTAG